CAGCGACCCCGTGCTCGCGTCCACGCCGGGGGTTTGGATCGAGGGGTGCCCCTGGAGGATGTGGCCCACCTCGCGTAGGTGGCAGAGCTCCTCGGCGGGGAAGTAGCCGCAGTAGGCCAGGAGGGCGTAGAGGATGGGGCAGGCGTGGCCCTTGGAGAGGACGAAGCGGTCGCGGTCGGGGCGCTTGGGGTTCGCCGGGTCGTGGCGTAGCTCGGAAAGGTACAGCAAGCTCAGAATCTCCACCGCCGAGAGCGACCCGCCGGGGTGCCCCGAACCGGCCCGGTTAGTCATGCACACAATCTCGCAGCGGAGAATCTTCGCCAGCTCGACGAGCGGTTCGTCCCGGGCGAACTCGGGGCTGGGGTAGGGGAAGGCGGTCAATATGGGGGGCTCCTGGGATGGAGGGTAGGTTTTTCACCGGAAATAATGCCATTAAAACGCCCCGGGCGCAACCGGGGCCTCTTCGGTTCCTTGCTGCGGAGAGTGCGCCCCCCGCGCCGATTCAGGGCGCGTCCACCCCGTCCAGCTCCACGACCCGGACCCCCTCGGGCGGCGTTAAATCGAAGAGCCCTTCGGGTAATGTTGGGTTCACCTCCTGGGAGGAAAATCGGACCTCCACCGAGGAGTCGGCGTAATCTTCCAAAAGAATCCGCTGCGGGCGCAGGAGGCCGTCCACCTCGGCGTAATCGGAGTACTCCACCCGCAGGGCGGGCGCGTCGGCGGCGTCGTAGAGCACCTGCGACCGCGGCACGGGGCCCGCGGGGTCCACCGTGATTAGAAGGGCCCGCGTCCCGTCCTCGCGGCGCAGGGCGATTCGCGTCGGGTCGCTCTCAGCCTCCGGGCGGATGTAGCGCACGGTGCCGTCGAAGCCTTCGCCCTGGACCAGCGGCTCGGCCAGGAGCGCCCGCATCAACAGCCCCACGTCCAGCGGCACCCCGACGAGCTTCTCCACGTTCCCCGGCGTGGCGGACCCCTCGGCCCACACCCCGTCGGCGACGTAGCGCACCGCCATCCGGCCGCCGCAGACGCGCGTCACCACGGCGATC
Above is a window of bacterium DNA encoding:
- a CDS encoding transketolase, whose product is MTAFPYPSPEFARDEPLVELAKILRCEIVCMTNRAGSGHPGGSLSAVEILSLLYLSELRHDPANPKRPDRDRFVLSKGHACPILYALLAYCGYFPAEELCHLREVGHILQGHPSIQTPGVDASTGSL